Proteins encoded together in one Salvelinus namaycush isolate Seneca chromosome 26, SaNama_1.0, whole genome shotgun sequence window:
- the LOC120021370 gene encoding cation channel sperm-associated protein 1-like isoform X1 — MIRVTFIYTGSTSHHKSSVAAKQPHKKRVFSTCAALDGEMLKRLIQKDEQRRIQEQRNSRKGWLRAWGALQDWMHQLFRIIVAFTEDPMFDKFILFVVVLNTGTLVAQTFESVTVRGGWFFSALDSAFLAIYLMECVLKLLVWGRLYFKNPWNDLDFFIITMSLIDFLLPLIESTGNFSGGQASTIFRILKLFKGVRAIRAFRVLRTIRFLQNLQSIVSTCLQSLQSMGAIIILMFTFLFMFAVIFREMFNESDPHRFGTMFRTIFTLFQLLTLDDWAFIYSTSRDNGAPHIIIFLVLYIVVEYFTFLNLFIAVLVDNFQMTIKRRMASKIQKFQDIYESEMQSMKKLEPQPIEPQTDEEFYEEALKLTYSENKYGKREIELITSYLRLLASIDQNQQTFRSQGCVLERLIDTFFEATEEDSQGNDHE, encoded by the exons ATGATTCGTGtcacctttatttatacag GCTCAACCAGCCACCACAAGTCATCTGTAGCCGCCAAGCAGCCACACAAGAAGCGAGTGTTCTCAACATGTGCGGCCTTAGATGGTGAAATGTTGAAGAGGCTCATCCAAAAAG atgAGCAGCGGAGGATCCAGGAGCAGCGAAACTCTAGAAAAGGTTGGCTGAGGGCATGGGGTGCTCTGCAGGACTGGATGCATCAGCTGTTCAGGATCATTGTGGCCTTCACAGAAGACCCCATGTTTGACAAGTTCATCCTGTTTGTGGTGGTGCTCAACACAGGGACCCTGGTGGCCCAGACATTTGAAAGTGTGACTGTGAGAGGAG GGTGGTTCTTCTCAGCTTTGGATTCCGCTTTTCTGGCAATCTATTTAATGGAATGTGTGCTGAAATTGCTTGTCTGGGGTCGACTCTACTTCAAAAACCCCTGGAATGACCTGG ACTTTTTCATCATTACGATGAGCCTCATTGACTTCCTGCTGCCACTCATTGAGTCTACAGGGAACTTCAGTGGAGGTCAGGCATCCACAATCTTCCGCATCCTCAAGCTCTTCAAAGGGGTCCGGGCCATCCGAGCGTTCCGGGTCTTGCGTACCATCCG CTTTCTCCAAAATCTCCAGTCCATTGTGTCCACCTgtctccagtctctccagtcaATGGGGGCCATCATCATCCTCATGTTCACATTCCTCTTCATGTTTGCTGTCATTTTCCGAGAGATGTTCAACGAGTCTGACCCGCATCGCTTTGGCACCATGTTTCGGACAATTTTCACTCTGTTCCAGCTACTCACGCTGGATGACTGGGCTTTCATCTACTCTACCAGCCGGGACAACG GTGCACCTCATATTATCATCTTCCTTGTCCTGTACATTGTGGTGGAATACTTCACTTTCCTCAA TCTATTCATTGCTGTCCTCGTCGACAACTTCCAGATGACAATCAAGAGACGGATGGCGTCAAAGATCCAAAAG TTCCAGGATATATATGAGAGTGAGATGCAGTCAATGAAGAAGTTAG AGCCCCAGCCCATTGAACCACAGACCGATGAGGAGTTCTATGAAGAGGCCCTGAAATTGACCTATAGTGAAAATAAGTATGGAAAGAG GGAGATAGAGCTGATCACCAGCTACCTCAGACTGCTGGCATCCATAGATCAGAACCAGCAGACGTTCCGCTCCCAGGGCTGTGTTCTGGAGCGCCTCATTGACACCTTCTTTGAG
- the LOC120021370 gene encoding cation channel sperm-associated protein 1-like isoform X2 translates to MLKRLIQKDEQRRIQEQRNSRKGWLRAWGALQDWMHQLFRIIVAFTEDPMFDKFILFVVVLNTGTLVAQTFESVTVRGGWFFSALDSAFLAIYLMECVLKLLVWGRLYFKNPWNDLDFFIITMSLIDFLLPLIESTGNFSGGQASTIFRILKLFKGVRAIRAFRVLRTIRFLQNLQSIVSTCLQSLQSMGAIIILMFTFLFMFAVIFREMFNESDPHRFGTMFRTIFTLFQLLTLDDWAFIYSTSRDNGAPHIIIFLVLYIVVEYFTFLNLFIAVLVDNFQMTIKRRMASKIQKFQDIYESEMQSMKKLEPQPIEPQTDEEFYEEALKLTYSENKYGKREIELITSYLRLLASIDQNQQTFRSQGCVLERLIDTFFEATEEDSQGNDHE, encoded by the exons ATGTTGAAGAGGCTCATCCAAAAAG atgAGCAGCGGAGGATCCAGGAGCAGCGAAACTCTAGAAAAGGTTGGCTGAGGGCATGGGGTGCTCTGCAGGACTGGATGCATCAGCTGTTCAGGATCATTGTGGCCTTCACAGAAGACCCCATGTTTGACAAGTTCATCCTGTTTGTGGTGGTGCTCAACACAGGGACCCTGGTGGCCCAGACATTTGAAAGTGTGACTGTGAGAGGAG GGTGGTTCTTCTCAGCTTTGGATTCCGCTTTTCTGGCAATCTATTTAATGGAATGTGTGCTGAAATTGCTTGTCTGGGGTCGACTCTACTTCAAAAACCCCTGGAATGACCTGG ACTTTTTCATCATTACGATGAGCCTCATTGACTTCCTGCTGCCACTCATTGAGTCTACAGGGAACTTCAGTGGAGGTCAGGCATCCACAATCTTCCGCATCCTCAAGCTCTTCAAAGGGGTCCGGGCCATCCGAGCGTTCCGGGTCTTGCGTACCATCCG CTTTCTCCAAAATCTCCAGTCCATTGTGTCCACCTgtctccagtctctccagtcaATGGGGGCCATCATCATCCTCATGTTCACATTCCTCTTCATGTTTGCTGTCATTTTCCGAGAGATGTTCAACGAGTCTGACCCGCATCGCTTTGGCACCATGTTTCGGACAATTTTCACTCTGTTCCAGCTACTCACGCTGGATGACTGGGCTTTCATCTACTCTACCAGCCGGGACAACG GTGCACCTCATATTATCATCTTCCTTGTCCTGTACATTGTGGTGGAATACTTCACTTTCCTCAA TCTATTCATTGCTGTCCTCGTCGACAACTTCCAGATGACAATCAAGAGACGGATGGCGTCAAAGATCCAAAAG TTCCAGGATATATATGAGAGTGAGATGCAGTCAATGAAGAAGTTAG AGCCCCAGCCCATTGAACCACAGACCGATGAGGAGTTCTATGAAGAGGCCCTGAAATTGACCTATAGTGAAAATAAGTATGGAAAGAG GGAGATAGAGCTGATCACCAGCTACCTCAGACTGCTGGCATCCATAGATCAGAACCAGCAGACGTTCCGCTCCCAGGGCTGTGTTCTGGAGCGCCTCATTGACACCTTCTTTGAG
- the LOC120021045 gene encoding insulinoma-associated protein 1a-like, with protein MPKGFLIKRSKKAGPVSYRIREEDLALDANCSSLVENAPAHALPSVCHNFIRVPSRGIFGGIPESHCAPSLSPTRPDSEGYQYTPVDIAHQMLSSLSPAPADTFPEANLGSFTIDGSPVSSSLQEMTTRLDTMCGNAKYAAVKRPASSNAKYPHTNSKNLKSSSSQNQEKKSSLRDEVTTSPVLGLRITEEAKDEVKQRSNTGSPLGEFICQLCNERYADPLTLAFHKCSRIVRVEYRCDECDKVFSCPANLASHRRWHKPKGFQVERVSSQREESRPDTPTAREALPPSPPPSDSGSDEEMMFSCPQCSKKFRKQAYLRKHLALHNRKAASHPQNQSHSAKVSDQQPSNLLESGPETPEPSSKYAGTECITKVTGEVFPCRFCSESVFSSSGLTRHINKYHPTESRQVIVLSQTI; from the coding sequence ATGCCAAAGGGTTTCCTTATAAAACGTTCTAAAAAGGCTGGTCCTGTTTCATACAGGATACGCGAGGAGGACTTGGCGCTGGACGCCAACTGTTCTTCATTGGTCGAGAATGCCCCGGCTCATGCACTGCCTTCCGTGTGCCACAACTTTATCAGAGTTCCCAGCCGGGGTATTTTCGGTGGAATTCCAGAGTCTCACTGTGCGCCTTCACTGAGCCCGACCCGGCCTGACAGCGAGGGATATCAATACACACCCGTGGACATCGCTCATCAAATGCTAAGctctctttctcctgctccaGCAGATACCTTCCCCGAGGCAAATTTGGGAAGCTTCACCATTGATGGTTCCCCAGTGTCGTCGTCTCTTCAGGAGATGACCACCAGACTGGACACCATGTGCGGGAATGCTAAATATGCAGCAGTGAAGCGGCCTGCCTCCTCCAACGCTAAATATCCCCATACTAATTCTAAAAATCTTAAGTCCTCAAGCTCCCAAAACCAAGAGAAGAAGTCCAGCCTCCGGGATGAGGTAACCACATCTCCCGTCCTCGGACTGCGCATTACAGAGGAGGCAAAGGATGAGGTGAAGCAGCGCTCCAACACCGGCAGTCCGCTTGGAGAATTCATCTGTCAGCTTTGCAATGAGCGGTATGCAGACCCTCTCACTTTGGCCTTCCACAAGTGCTCTCGCATCGTCCGAGTCGAATATCGCTGCGACGAATGTGACAAAGTTTTTAGTTGTCCCGCTAACCTGGCCTCCCACCGACGTTGGCACAAGCCAAAGGGTTTTCAAGTGGAGAGAGTCTcatcacagagagaggagagccgACCTGACACACCAACAGCCAGAGAGGCGCTACCACCCTCCCCGCCACCCTCAGACTCGGGCTCTGATGAAGAAATGATGTTCAGCTGCCCACAGTGCTCAAAGAAATTCAGAAAACAAGCGTACCTAAGGAAACACTTGGCCTTGCACAATAGGAAAGCAGCTAGTCATCCTCAGAATCAGTCTCATTCGGCCAAAGTCTCCGACCAACAACCCAGCAACCTGCTCGAGTCCGGCCCAGAAACACCCGAGCCCTCCTCCAAATACGCAGGGACTGAGTGCATCACAAAGGTTACAGGAGAGGTGTTTCCGTGTCGATTTTGTAGTGAAAGTGTATTCTCCTCCTCTGGCCTCACCAGACACATAAACAAATATCACCCAACGGAGAGCAGACAGGTCATCGTTTTGTCTCAAACGATTTAA